In Haloterrigena turkmenica DSM 5511, a single genomic region encodes these proteins:
- a CDS encoding YihY/virulence factor BrkB family protein, whose amino-acid sequence MDARETLTAVYRTASDRDISFLAAAFAYYAFVSLIPLVLLALVVGSLLGGEDAAQRLITVAGDFLPAAGEELVTDALTTESGRAEATVVALAVAAWGALKVFRGLSLAFDKVYDEVAEESLVDQLRDGLVVIVAGAGATALMIVIGTIVGFAAEVLPFAGVLSWLTLLTGLVLVFLPIYYVLPPIPVEFTDVLPGAAVAAIGWTVLQAGFQLYAANAGQYQAYGAVGVVLLFVTWLYFAGMLILFGAVLNVVLSEPPLAE is encoded by the coding sequence ATGGACGCTCGAGAGACGCTCACTGCAGTCTATCGAACGGCGAGCGACCGCGACATTTCCTTTCTCGCGGCCGCCTTCGCGTACTACGCGTTCGTCTCGCTGATCCCGCTGGTGTTGCTCGCGCTCGTCGTCGGGTCGCTGCTCGGCGGCGAGGACGCCGCCCAGCGGTTGATCACGGTCGCCGGCGACTTCCTCCCGGCGGCGGGCGAGGAACTGGTCACCGACGCGTTGACGACCGAATCCGGTCGCGCGGAGGCGACGGTCGTCGCGCTCGCCGTCGCCGCCTGGGGTGCGCTGAAGGTCTTCCGCGGGCTCAGCCTCGCCTTCGACAAGGTCTACGACGAGGTCGCCGAGGAGTCGCTGGTCGACCAGCTCAGGGACGGACTCGTCGTGATCGTCGCGGGCGCGGGCGCGACAGCCCTGATGATCGTGATCGGAACGATCGTCGGCTTCGCCGCCGAAGTGCTTCCCTTCGCCGGCGTGCTGAGCTGGTTGACCCTGCTGACCGGACTCGTCCTCGTGTTTCTCCCGATCTACTACGTGTTGCCGCCGATCCCCGTCGAGTTCACCGACGTGCTCCCTGGCGCCGCCGTCGCCGCGATCGGCTGGACGGTTCTGCAGGCCGGCTTTCAACTGTACGCGGCCAACGCCGGCCAGTACCAGGCCTACGGCGCCGTCGGCGTCGTCCTGCTGTTCGTCACCTGGCTCTACTTCGCCGGCATGCTCATTCTCTTCGGCGCGGTGCTCAACGTCGTCCTCTCGGAGCCGCCGCTGGCCGAGTGA
- a CDS encoding CAP domain-containing protein: protein MCPRSRSTTGSDRADSDDRAVLRSLLRLLVAVALIGALAFGTAVLAPAVLESVDTDDFEGPGGIGSDVTPSSDPPPAGERNPDVTDPDDPGNSSYETDVETVDSATVEDFVHAEVNDRRAEHGIEPLEWDGTIASVGRAHSYDMAQREYFAHINPDGEAPMDRFQDVDNYCRGYGENIALTWVDRPVDNSAADETVRYRTAEGLAEGLVNQWMNSTDHRRAILEQGTPDWDRGGVGVYIDDDGAVYASHNFCRER, encoded by the coding sequence ATGTGTCCCCGGTCCCGGTCGACCACCGGATCCGATCGTGCCGATTCCGACGACAGGGCCGTTCTGCGATCGCTTCTCCGCTTGCTCGTCGCCGTCGCCCTGATCGGCGCCCTCGCCTTCGGAACCGCCGTCCTCGCCCCGGCGGTCCTCGAGAGCGTCGACACGGACGATTTCGAGGGCCCCGGCGGTATCGGCAGCGACGTGACGCCGAGTTCGGACCCGCCGCCGGCGGGCGAGCGCAACCCTGACGTCACCGATCCCGACGACCCCGGCAACTCGAGCTACGAGACCGACGTCGAGACCGTCGACTCGGCGACCGTCGAGGACTTCGTCCACGCCGAGGTCAACGATCGCCGGGCCGAACACGGCATCGAGCCCCTGGAGTGGGACGGAACGATCGCCTCCGTCGGCCGCGCCCACAGCTACGACATGGCCCAGCGGGAGTACTTCGCCCACATCAATCCCGACGGCGAGGCGCCGATGGATCGGTTCCAGGACGTCGACAACTACTGTCGGGGCTACGGCGAGAACATCGCCCTGACGTGGGTCGATCGTCCGGTCGACAACTCGGCCGCCGACGAGACCGTCCGCTACCGGACCGCGGAGGGCCTCGCCGAAGGGCTGGTCAACCAGTGGATGAACTCCACCGACCACCGACGCGCGATCCTCGAGCAGGGGACGCCCGACTGGGATCGCGGCGGCGTCGGCGTCTACATCGACGACGACGGCGCGGTCTACGCGTCGCACAACTTCTGTCGCGAGCGGTGA
- a CDS encoding lycopene cyclase domain-containing protein has translation MVPDISVFGRYTYLATELFWGAVAAVLLRRANALRKAGVTILALYPIAYLWDRYTLAVGVFDIKLRTGIDIAGIPLEEHLFMAVVPGLVIGIHETIFGEPRNGN, from the coding sequence ATGGTGCCCGATATCAGCGTTTTCGGCCGATACACCTACCTCGCGACGGAACTGTTCTGGGGGGCCGTCGCCGCCGTCCTCCTCCGACGGGCGAACGCGCTCCGGAAAGCCGGCGTCACGATCCTCGCGCTGTACCCGATCGCCTACCTCTGGGACCGCTACACGCTCGCCGTCGGCGTCTTCGACATCAAACTCCGAACCGGAATCGATATCGCCGGCATCCCGCTCGAGGAACACCTCTTCATGGCGGTCGTCCCCGGCCTCGTGATCGGCATCCACGAGACGATCTTCGGCGAGCCACGGAACGGGAACTGA